One stretch of Cryptomeria japonica unplaced genomic scaffold, Sugi_1.0 HiC_scaffold_110, whole genome shotgun sequence DNA includes these proteins:
- the LOC131045175 gene encoding receptor-like protein 7: MEATVSYSKVALAIITISCGLLCLIAYPTMACPLTDRNVLLDFKADLADEDKRLSSWHGLNCCTWSGVGCNFGTGHVSLLDLNGYNLEGDIHSSLFELAELEHLDLSDNYFQGNITPHIGMLKKLSFLALSDAGDANEFYVSLESLSNLVSLEYLVLDGLNISVGKESAEAVGSLRNLQELSMSGCGLSGPIPNSLVKLTSLLHLDLSRNSLLAQIPAWFENVTAHLLSLDLSDNYNLGGDISFIGQQISPSLTRIILSRTAVEGEIPSAIGNVSSLESLHLFNTRIEGKIPLSIANLSKLFSLDLSHNNLRGSIPPSLGSLSSLSYLDLSYNQFNGAIPRTISDLVSLKHLWLDSNGLSGSISLSLLDNLTRLEYLFLSNNHLTVSSDSPWIPQFRNLQALRLSSCNLDRIPPFLVTQYGMIELDLSANRIATDIPSWIWDLTSLYYLNLSCNQLTGSLPSSLTSMTLMYLDLHNNSLEGPLPLPPDAHLLDLSGNQFNGSIPADTGAYLSNSWYLSLSRNNLSGAIPDSICTPELQVLDLSSNMLSNMIPPHLIRKCSSLNVLDLAENHLEGKMPAEWGNLKEINTLKLAGNKLRGLLPSSLSKCHTLQVLDLGNNKLQGTIPHWIGKLSQLHVLVLRSNHFHGSVPRQVIDLSNLQILDLSHNRLSGPIPSNLTNLLAMVNESQSNPNHLEKYTLDGAIYTNKIVMSWKGGDGEFVKVLFILKCIDLSNNNLSGNIPLKMGSLKGLIVLNLSRNHLSGPIPKTLGDMDQLESLDLSINRLNGKIPLELQLLTYLEFLNLSYNMLDGKVPHGGQFLTFGESSYLGNPKLSEIPFTNTTVCNNSSGYDNCTSIETIGVENSDAEMKGWAIGLGLSYSLGFSIVIGILCFNNRIRKRVFNLYDDAVLAVDRCITGNK, encoded by the coding sequence ATGGAAGCTACGGTTTCATATAGCAAAGTTGCACTTGCAATCATTACAATATCATGCGGCCTCTTATGTTTGATCGCCTATCCTACAATGGCGTGCCCGCTAACCGACAGAAATGTTCTCCTGGATTTTAAGGCAGATCTTGCAGATGAGGATAAAAGGCTTAGTTCCTGGCACGGATTGAATTGCTGCACTTGGAGTGGAGTTGGCTGTAACTTCGGCACAGGCCATGTTTCTCTACTCGATTTGAATGGATACAATTTGGAGGGTGACATCCATTCATCGCTGTTTGAGCTTGCAGAGTTAGAGCACCTCGATCTCAGTGATAACTACTTTCAAGGTAACATCACTCCCCATATTGGAATGTTGAAGAAACTCAGTTTTCTTGCTTTGTCAGATGCTGGTGATGCAAATGAATTTTATGTGAGTTTGGAAAGCTTATCAAATCTAGTGAGCTTGGAATACCTCGTTCTGGATGGACTAAATATCTCTGTAGGCAAGGAGAGCGCCGAAGCTGTTGGCAGTCTACGGAACCTTCAAGAACTCAGCATGTCTGGGTGTGGGCTTAGCGGACCAATTCCCAATTCCCTTGTCAAACTCACTTCTCTCCTTCATCTCGATCTTTCAAGGAATTCTTTGTTAGCCCAAATACCTGCTTGGTTTGAAAATGTGACTGCCCACTTGCTCTCACTTGATCTTTCTGACAATTACAATCTTGGAGGAGACATTTCTTTTATTGGACAACAAATTTCACCATCACTGACTAGAATTATTCTTTCACGGACAGCTGTGGAGGGTGAAATTCCATCTGCTATAGGGAACGTTTCATCCTTGGAGAGTCTTCATCTGTTCAATACTAGAATTGAAGGTAAAATTCCTCTGTCCATCGCCAATCTCTCTAAACTTTTTTCTTTGGATCTGTCCCACAACAACTTAAGAGGATCAATCCCACCTTCGTTGGGATCACTTTCTTCCCTTTCATATCTTGACCTCAGTTACAACCAATTTAATGGAGCAATTCCTCGCACAATTTCAGATCTTGTTAGCTTAAAACACCTTTGGCTGGACTCTAATGGGTTAAGtggttccatatccctttctctctTAGATAATCTAACTAGACTTGAATATCTGTTCCTTTCCAATAATCACCTAACCGTGAGTAGTGATTCACCCTGGATCCCACAGTTTAGAAACCTCCAGGCTCTGCGATTATCTTCCTGCAATTTAGATAGAATTCCACCGTTTCTAGTAACCCAATATGGCATGATAGAGCTGGACCTATCCGCTAACAGAATTGCAACAGATATTCCGTCCTGGATTTGGGACTTAACCAGTCTTTATTATTTGAACCTTAGCTGTAACCAATTAACAGGTTCTCTGCCATCTAGTCTAACATCCATGACTCTTATGTATCTGGATTTGCACAATAACAGCTTAGAaggtcctcttcctcttcctcctgatGCTCATCTTTTGGACCTGTCGGGGAATCAGTTTAATGGTTCTATTCCTGCTGATACGGGTGCATATCTTTCAAATTCGTGGTATTTATCCTTGTCTAGGAATAATCTCAGTGGAGCCATTCCAGATTCTATTTGCACTCCAGAGTTGCAGGTTCTTGACCTGTCAAGTAATATGCTGAGCAATATGATTCCTCCCCATTTGATAAGGAAATGTTCTTCTCTCAATGTTCTAGATTTGGCGGAAAATCATCTAGAAGGTAAAATGCCAGCAGAATGGGGCAACCTGAAAGAGATTAATACATTGAAGCTCGCTGGTAATAAGTTGAGAGGACTTCTTCCGTCTTCGCTTTCAAAATGCCACACTCTGCAAGTATTGGATTTGGGAAATAACAAGTTACAAGGCACCATTCCCCATTGGATTGGGAAGCTATCACAACTGCACGTGTTGGTGTTAAGGTCTAATCATTTCCATGGCAGTGTCCCACGCCAGGTGATCGACCTTTCAAATCTTCAAATTCTGGACCTTTCACACAACCGCCTTTCAGGACCTATTCCGAGCAACCTTACAAACTTGCTTGCAATGGTCAATGAATCACAGAGTAATCCAAACCATTTGGAAAAATATACTTTAGATGGTGCAATATATACAAATAAAATTGTAATGTCGTGGAAAGGTGGGGATGGTGAGTTTGTGAAAGTTCTTTTCATTCTTAAATGTATTGATCTTTCAAATAACAATTTATCGGGGAACATTCCTCTCAAAATGGGATCCCTTAAGGGCTTGATAGTCCTTAACCTTTCAAGGAATCATCTCAGTGGCCCAATCCCAAAAACATTGGGAGACATGGATCAGCTAGAGTCTCTGGACCTCTCGATAAACAGGTTGAATGGCAAAATTCCCTTGGAACTTCAGTTGCTGACTTATTTGGAGTTCTTGAATCTATCTTACAACATGCTTGATGGAAAAGTACCCCACGGAGGGCAGTTTCTGACCTTTGGGGAGTCATCCTACTTAGGCAATCCTAAGCTAAGTGAGATTCCATTTACCAATACAACAGTCTGCAACAACTCTTCTGGATATGACAACTGCACAAGTATTGAGACAATTGGTGTAGAAAATTCAGATGCTGAAATGAAAGGGTGGGCCATCGGACTTGGATTGAGTTATAGTTTGGGATTCTCTATTGTGATTGGAATATTGTGTTTCAATAACAGGATAAGAAAGAGAGTCTTCAATTTGTATGATGATGCAGTTTTAGCTGTTGATCGGTGTATAACAGGGAATAAGTGA